The genomic stretch tatatatatatatatatatataattcaagCCACATATGTCCCGAGGCATATAATTATATTTCCAGAAAGGCACATGTAAAATGGGTTGTTACCATAGAAACCGTGACCAGAGAGGTGCTTCTGTTTTGAAAAGCAAAGATGATTTCTCTGGTAACAATGACTGCTTATTCATAAGTTAAAAGTCACATTTGGAATGCTGAGTGAACTTGGTGCCCATTAATATAAAACTGTTATTAGACTGCCGGAACTACCTGCGCGTTACACGGAAATAAATAACACCCACGTGGCATCTCTGGACCATTAAAAATTATAGTATTTATCAAAGCCAtgttataaaaataattaaagaattatataaaattatttgtttCATATACCTTTAGCTCAAATGTCGTCTTAGTATTATTACGCACAGTTACTGTATATATCTATCCCAGGCCTGTAAATCTTCCAGCTATTCACATACACTAAGCTAGTTGTGTTTTTGCTAATTAATGGcaactttttaaaatgagtATCTATATTAATCATGTTTGGATGAACGGATAGTCTTTGTTCTGTATTTTCCATGGTCTGTGGATTTTGCACTGTATGGCGTATGCTATGAGCTATACGTTGTGATTGTCTAGAACCACCTCTGTCAAGTTCCGATGCGTCTTTAGCACGGCCGCGTGAGTATCCTCTGGACTTGCTTCTTCTGCACACAACGGTAACTTTGTTTCCTGTACCACTGCTGCTTAACCTCcctttttattatgcatttatttaagcAAAGCATATATATAAAGCCAATTCTTTCCAAGCAGCTTTTTGAGACAGTAATCCATGCCTTTATTACCACTCGGCTCGATTACTGCGATGCGCTTTACGTAGGAGTAGGTGCATCCTATATTACTCAACTTCAAAGGGTGCAAAATGCTGCTGCACGCCTTCTGATGGGCGCTCGGAAATATGATCACATTTCGCCTGTTTTATCCATGCTCCATTGGTTGCCTGTACATTTTAGGATTCAATTTAAAAttcttttatttgcttttaagGCTCTTAATGGTCTTGCCCCTCCCTACCTCTTTGAGCTGTTACACCCTTACATACCCTCCCGGTTCTCTCAGGTCATCTGGCCAGCTGCTCCTGCGTGTGCCTACAACTAAGCATAAGCATAGAGGGGGCCGCGCTTTCGCTGCTGTAGCTCCTAGAATGTGGAATGATCTGCCCTTGCATGTTAGACAGGCTTCTTCTCTGTCTGTTTTTAAATCCCGTCTGAAAACCCATCTCTTTCCTTTGGCGTTTGATCCCTTGTGAGATGTtgattttagtttattttatttgatggtatatgcaatgcaattttatttatatagcgcattatcacaacattacattgtctcaatgcgctttacatttctgccacgtaaggaccccccagtgagtaagccaaaggcaacggtggcaaggaaaaactccctaagaggaagaaactttaggaggaaccagacccaaagggggagcccctccaggggccggcagatgagtcaaacaaaacaagatgatatgactaagctaatacaggggttgaaatatcagtctcaatgcagcggccgaccggtgcaggcacggggtgcttgatgcatGATGGCAAGATCAATAgtggcacagccgcagggaaggatggcgaggcatcgcgttgagccaagggcaggcaggttggagggtagttgccggaggtggaggtagtagTCTTGCAGGTAGCAGAAGCATAAATTCTTCGATGACGTGgttctccaggcagcacaccccaTATTTTGTATATGCGCTTATTTTAGGGACTTGTATTTACctaattattattgtttcattgtaaattttctgtacagcactttggtcctgtGTGGTTGTTTTAAAGTATGGTATGGTATAGTATACTTATTAAGAAACACAAAATTCAAATACAAGTTACTGCAAAAAATCTAAATACAAATTACTGCAGCCTGTCTCACATATTGACAATGTCTAAATTAAACAATGGCCTGTTTGTGACAAAGAATTGGCTAAAATTGTAAAACTTCACAGTGTGGTCAGGAATTTACATGCACTAGAGGTAATTTTTAAGACATGTAGTCAGTGAAAATAATGGTTTCATTGTGCCTTCTCTACATATATAAAAAGGTCAACAACTGGAGACGTTTAATGCATACAATAGACACTACATTCAGATGGCAGACTAACATACAGGATACTGTTATgaaatattatttagcactatACAATGTAGAATATAATCATTATggtattattaaaaagcatgccaaatacccatgatgtaatcattacaatgtaatcattataatgtaatcaacacaatgtaatcaatTGAGTATGTATTTGCACCTTATGTTAGCCTAAGAGTTTCTGTTAGCTACTTTATGTTAGGCCTGAATATATGACTATCCACCTTTATTAGTGTTATACcttatcactatgttgaaggacaaaCATATTATAATATCAACACTCCAGTTAGACAATGTGCAACAGGCTGAAGTTGcaaaggtttgctactgaaggaagggattcgcctGAGTTCACCAAAAGTGCACGGCtgagcattttttaaaaaccaagTGGAGATGGTCACGCCACCATTATGTTCAGTCGagggaccaaacagtaaaagaaatgATGGACAAACTTATTGCCTAGGGGTGTGgatcaagggagaaaacaatgATTGTGAATGGTTGAAGGAATGATGATTCTCAAGTGACGAGATATTAAATGATAAGAACTTGTAtagaaattggtgtaaaacagtattcGACACACTTGCCAATGTCCAGCCTTGGTTGTAACTTCATTGCTGCAATAAAAGATTGAATTTGGATCTACACGAGCGGCTTCTGACTTCTTATTTGGCGGGGAAGGAAGAACCACaacattattaataaatacagtggtacctcagatctcaaactcattagaaccggaatttcttaaaagtcgaaccaaaaaatgacctagaactcgatctgaatctcagaagttgaaccgtgaacgccgatccaagataacttgtatgcacatgagtcacgcggcacgtctcagcctcacatttgctgtgatagcatcgtgcatgtttccactagctgaatacatatatttagacagtaaaaatacatttagacaatgatagacagtaacagtaattattattatataataaaatacatttaaaaataaagatttcttattaattattttaatatcattaataataaaccattaatacatttaattataattatattgtcatgccgagtggggacggaacggagacaaaggctcagacatcagggtatcggggaatccatggtttaattacaggtaaggcaagaaaaacgcagatggacaatacaattaccggactggggaaacaaactaaaacgcggactaaatacagaggactaatgacaacaaccagaaacagctgatcatacggggattccacatggggttaacgagggggcgtggcacacggaaggagcggacaattggggcaggacacattggtttcttttttcacattttacacattgtttggatacatttattttcttactttacaaattattgttttgataaatgtgcttagatgtgtttagcacagtatatgttcttcttgttttatcttgttcattttgtttaaatgctaaaaaaacatatttaggcctaatttttttggggccaggaatcatttaattggttttctattatttcttatggggaaaattcgatcagaactcaaactttttaggattcgaacctgagTTCTTCGTattcgtattgcaagacctcgctcgtttattaagttaaaatttatttttaaattttgctcgtcttgcaaaatactcgcaatccaaggttttactgtaaAGTCCACATtattgcttcctctcagctcccagcgcacctacGCCAgatattcggtgttcctgattggctagGAAACTGCAGCGTTACACCcctaataaatatgaatatattttaacattttgaatattaatattttaaatattaatatttaaaattattttatttgtatttaagcGCCTTAGTGGCTGTGCCCCTCCTTATTTAGCAGAACTGCTTCACCCATATGCTCCATCTCGATCACTTAGATCAGCAGACCAGCTGCTTCTATCCGTACCAAAGGCAAATCGCAAACTAAGGGGCGAAAGAGCTTTTGCGGTAATTGCACCAAAACTCTGGAACGATTTGCCATTGCATGTGAGGCAAGCTCCGTCTCTTGCTGCTTTTAAATCTCGCTTAAAAACCCATTTTAACTCTTTGGCTTTCGGTCCAGTGTGTTGTGGTGACTGAGACTcatcttttcctttttttctttcctgtttGATTATTCTTttgcttgtatttttttttgtttggttttttttttgttttagtttttatttgtttttgttatatgatgtacagcactttggttaGCCAAGTGGTTGTTTTTAtaaatgctttataaataaattggtATTGGTATTGGTATGACCAAAGAACGGGGCTGTCCAGGACCTAAAGCAGCCTGCATAGCTTACAGCTATATGCACCATATATAACTCTGCAAAGGCTACATAAGTTATATACATCAAGTACATCAGCACTCCCCATACAGCTGCACTGATAATGTCCGTATTGTTTTTGAAAATAGTTAGAGGTAAGGATGGGCCAATCCACATTATTTCAGTTTCGATCTGATTCcaataccgatacagattccaatACAATAGCTCTttatactttaatattttaatataatgtaAATTTTACAGTAAGAACTGTAATCTTTTGTTTCTTAATGCTAACAGTCTAGTGTAAATCctggaggacattaaggtcaaatacATTTGGcccccctaacagaacaactggacccagtctgcccccccccccagttgaaaTGGACTTGAATCATGTCTGTTAATATCTGAATTTTTTCATATAAGAGTGGTTATCGTAATGGTAAGTATGAGGGTAGGTCTGGGCAATATGGCCTATTAGTAATATCGATATTTcattgtggtgtgtgtgtgtgtgtgtgtgtgtacatattttattctttggattttattgtcattttttaCTGTGTATCTGCTGGCGCACTCCAAACGAAATCTCATTGTACttgtacaatgacaatgaaGGCATCTTTATCTTTATCGCAATACATGATATATCTTGATGTTTTGAAATTTCTTCTAAAGCGCTTCATAAATGCTTGATTTAACCCTTTCATTCATAAAATAATACCAGGAATGTctaattataatttattataaagCCTAACCCTAATATGTTCAAAGGTATACTCCCCTTAGCAATGAAAACAGTATTACACATATTAAACAACCTTTTAACTTAATGAATTTGGACAACCTAACACTCACATTTCTCACCTCTTTtctatgtgtatatgtgtcgcTGCCTACAGAAGTCCCTGCTGTCCCTCAATGAATGTTTTAAACTCCAAACAGGATCATTTAAAGCTTTTCAatccattaattaattaatttagaTTTTTGCGTTTGGTTAGTACAAAACTGTggtgcaactttgtttttgcataatttccCTTCATATTTAACTGAATATTTGGCTGAACACAAAACAAGGAGTGGCAGTGTTGAGGGGACATGTTCCACAAATAGTCTTTTttcattagccagataacttaagccaaaagTAAGGACTGTCCAATAAGAAGATCGCTTACCTCTCCTCCAGTTGGACAGTTTTCATGTTTGGCTTAATttatccagctaactgagaaattctGTTTTGTGGGAAATCCCCCAAGTCGCCTTGGTTGGGCCTTACCCATTCAGAAATGTTTTCTCTTTTCATCCCATCTGCATTGTGTTATAAATCGCCTGCTGTTTGATGCTGGTGCAGCTCGCCAATGTTGTTTTGTCGTCCATCTCGCCTGTCACTCCCCCCATTTCacaaaactgacaaaataaagatttttttaactaatGTTACATCTAGCAAACAGTTTAAGTAACGGTTGTGTCATGGGTGTGAATGCGTGCGGCAGACGACATCCCATGTAGTTGTTAGGCAATAAGGTAAACTTTGTCGTTCTGCTACCAATCAAACAAAAGTATAGACTAGGCCAGTCGTCACTGTGTTTTACCTGTTTTTAACCATTTAAGGACACAGGATTGCAAGTATAAACTTAACCAGGAAGTAAAAAGAATACCGGTAGAAAGAAACCAAGAGAGGTTTTATTTAAAACCGAAATTCTAAATGAAATGGACATTTTCACAAAAAACCAAGACAACTAGTCTCCCAGGAAAGAGTATTAATTTTGCGGGAACCGGAACAAGTAGCaatcataaaaacacaaatatataaGTCACATGGTGTGCATTATCCGCTATATTTTAATGCTTAAAGAACACTTAAATGAACATGTCTGTATCATTTAGGCATATACTTATCAGTATTAATTCTATCTTTTGTAGGTTAAATGGACCCAGTACAGTTATCATTAGTAATGCATAAGTATTGCGAGGGAATGCAAAACTATTTCAAAAGATGTTTTCCCACTGTGACCTTATAGGGCAGGTCTGCCCCGTCCTGCTCCAGGAGAGCCACCACCCCGCAGAGCTTAGGTACAGCCccaatttaacacacctgataatCAGGATAATCAGGCCCTCAGTATGGGAACCAGCTTAGCTTCAACACAGCTGACTAATACTGAGCTGCTACTGAAGTGCCTGattatcaggtgtgttaaattagggctgtacCTCTCCAGGTTCaggattgggcacccctgttaTGGGAGCTCCCTGGTTTCCTCCCAGATACAAAAACACACGTGTCATTTGTATGTGTCACAGACATTGGCTTAGGATAGTCGTCAGACTGGAATGGGCGGGCAAGTGCAGCGGCAAACCTACAATAAgctgtattttatgtacagtactgaatTATAGCATTTGAATTATAAGCCGTGATGCATCAAATATATTCAATATGTCCCCCAGCCATAATTGAGAAGTCTGGACTCTACCAGTGGGGTTTAGGTATTAAGAGGAACCTCAGACTGTTGATTTTTGTCAGAGCTGTGATTATGTTTAGGCAACATCCTCCAGACATTTTCTATGTCCACTTTGTCTTGGAAGGTCTCTGTGGTGAAGTAGTAGACGATCGGGTCCAGACTAGCATTGAGGCAGGCCACCAAGAAGCTATGATGGAAGGCAGTACACAAGGTGGGGTTGGAGTATTTGGAGAGCAAGCCCAGGAGGAGATGGTACGGCAGGAAGCAAACCAGGAAGACCGTCAAGTTGGCAGTGACCATGCGCTGGATTTTCTGGCTGTTGATCATTTTCATCTGGGCCACGGTGCTGCGATCAATGGCGCGGATCATGAACCAGGAGCAGACCAGCATGGTGGTGAGGGGAATCGTGAAGCCGACGGTCAGCGTAGCGGCCACAGCCCCAGGCTGAGTGGCATAAATCGGGGAACTCCCAAAGCAGATAGAGTTAGGCTCCTGGTTCTTTATCATTTTGGGAAGGTATATGGGCAGGCTAGCCCCGATGGTTAGCATCCAGACGCCAAGACACACGAACGGGGCCTTCTTCCGGGCCTCCTTGACACGGGGTGACATGGGGAAGCAGACAGCCATGCAACGATCAAAGCTCATGCATGTCAACAGGAAGATGCTACCATACATGTTGACCAGGAGGACCAAACCAATAATTTCACACAGGCGGAAAGATGGCAAATCATATCCCAGGTGATAACAGATCCGCATTGGCAGAGTTAAGACCAGCAACAGGTCAGCCAGTGCCAGGTTGGTCATGTAGACAGTGGTGTGGGAACGAGACTTGGCTGAGCAGAAGAAGATCACCAGGGCAGTCAAGTTTAGGACCAGGCTGGTAAGGAAGACCAAAGAATATACAGCCACAAACACATAGTTCTTCTGTTCAATGGTGCAATTGTGCACAGTGGAGTTATTTGACATGGTGTCTTTAGACCTTGGCACTTCAGGAACTCTGTGGAGGACCTGAGATAGAAAGGCAggagaaaatacatttttattaaagcGAATCAACAAAACCGGCCTTGACAACATAGCTGGCCGTACGTGCTTAACAAAGACTGGGCAGAACAAAGCTGAAAACAGCATAATGGATATGCAAATGCCTTATACAATGTTACACAAACTTTACATTCAGTAGGACAAGTAGTGCATTAAAATGGATgtgagagggatatagggctctcgaaggagcaaacaggcacgcttaggttcactcaaaaacactttaataagtaatacaaaataatctCGCATTTACATCAATACCAAGCTATCATATCGAAAGCAATGCAAAATAGCCTCGTACTACAATGGGTATCAAATACtatatacatccatccatccatccattatctataccgctttatccatctgggtcgcggggaagctggagccaatcccagcatcatcgggcgagaggcagggtacaccctgggcaggccgccagtccaccacagggcctagtatatatatattatagctAATAATAGTAGATGCAAAGATACGAATATATATGtagaaaagaagcaatgaaacataaaagaagcaaggaaacaaaaagaagttacgaaatattatcacagGCGGTGATAATTACTTGCAAGAATCAATGAAAGGCATAAGCAgctgcaaagctatttacactcagACGTGCcctcatcacccaccttcacacgcggactggggagccctttcagtcctggcaggagaccaacacgtgagttccgagaaagtgccgggcgatgcgcacTTTACCCCACGGCTGAGCTCTGGTCAGTACCGAGTTTTCCCCCCTTCTCATACTAAATTGGGCGCTGCGTGTGGGCAGGTGacaagctggccaggctcaccccttcccccagGCAATGCGTTCCCCAATTCCCACTTCCGTCCAGGTAATACTGCTTGCTTAATGCCTTCCCAACCCTACTAAACAAGATAAGGTCTTCTGTTTCCTAAAGACAAGATAAGTGTCCCTCATACCAATCCTCCCCTTTCCTTGAGGACGAGATAAGCATCTTGCCAGTGCAACATATGGAACCACTTATTCTCCTCCTCAGGAAGAACACCTTAGAGAATCACAAGGTGAGCATCTTTTTAACAGCTTAAGCATCCCATAAGTTAGAAACAACAGGATAAGTGTCTTTAAACAGAATAAGTTTCCCAGGACAGTAATTTTTATGACTATCAGCATCCTGGCCCCTTTTATAAGAAACAAGTTACTCTTGAAAAATAAGTTATACAAATAATcagcaaaaaacacatttatacagttcaaccttggcacaataatattatgggtgaatcatggacgatgtATCTGAATTTTAAGTAATCGAACCATCTAAGCAGTTTACATActacgtgggtgacgtaatcgtccgcgagttcATCCTAATACAAGTAGAGAGAGAGGAAATAAGACAAATTAAACTTCTAGGGccgtgtttcccaatccggtccttggggacggctagacagtccaagtttttgctcccttccagctccctgtcaTACAGTCGACATTTTTGCAAAAATCTGGACTGTCTTGGGACCCCCaagaccagattgggaaacagtgCTCTAGGGGTCCAATGCCAAATGGCATAATGGCTAATATCATAGAGGTCAGAAGTAAGCATTATTTTGCTTTTAGAAATCATTTTAAGAGGCCGTGTTTCTGTTCAGTTTCGTTCAGGCATTTGggtgacattcagtttgtgttTAAGGCTGGGTTTATTACAGACAGCTGTTCAGGAAAACCGTGCACAGTACTTACTGCAATTTTCCAAAACCAGATATGTATGTTAGAAATTAATACTTAATGCCTGTGTTACATAGCACTGAAAGTCTGTAGGTGGCTGATGTCATGAATCGTGTGGAGATAAGTTGCCGATATGCAGAGCCACTTAGCAGATCTGCTCCAGTAAATCACTGGGCCGAGGCTACAGCTGTTAAGTGGCTTCAGAGGAAACAGTCCTGGATAAGCAGCTAAACGTCACTGATTCTGATCAGACATTGACTCCTCCCTTTAAGCTTATGCAAGAGAAGGAGTGAGTAGGAGAAGAAACATACAGGCCTGCTATAGCCTGTCTTTTCCCCAGAAAGATGAAGATACTAAACTGGAAAGAATACagactatccatccatcactgcacactgcacaggGGTGCAGTGTGCAGGGGGCACACACAGGCGAGTACAGTGTGCATGGAGCCAGtcccaggaagtgcaggggGGCAGGTAGGGCCTGGCCACATTGAAAGGCAAACTAGACCATATTATATATTTCAGATACTTTCAGTGTAGCTGAAATTTCAAACCTGGATGGAATTTGGTGTTAAGGACTGTGATTAAAATCTCATGGCCAGTATGAACAACAACCATATAAATGTGACAAGTCTGAAAGTTTGTGCAAGGTTCGATTTCCAGAGCATGATGAGGGACAATCAAATTGCAAACTGCATAACCACACCTGCCGCACTAGGAAAGCTTTTCATAGCGGCTGGGAGCCCGAGTTTAAGTTCTCGCGACGTATCATCCCTGAACGAGGCCAAAGTGAGAGCTGACTAGAGGGCAGCCCAGTAAGTGCGATAAAGCTCCAAATGCAGCGTAGCTTATTCTTACTGAGAAAATGGGGGAACCACAGAAACTTCGATGGCTTTAAAAGCAGGTTTCAGTACTAGTGCTGGCAGTTTGGTTTTTCATGGTTTCCTATTGGTTTAGAACGTTTCAGATTCATTGCAAAACTTCTAGCtggggaggaaaaaaacaccCACATCTTCCATATTTACCAACGGCTTTCTGtcaaagagaaataaaaattatggGCTATTTGAGGCCATATTACAGCATTTAATGTCGATTAGGCGCTAGGACAAGCCGTTTGATTTTTCCAATTGTGGGTTGATGGAAAATAACGAAAAGGAAATGATGTCACAATCATCCCAGACATAAAGGTGCAGGGATTCTTAGAAGTGTTTACGCTCACCACCTTCGGTATGCACTAGGATTATCTGCACACATCATACAGGTTCCGGCACTAAATGGTTGCTGTGTGACCATTCTGCATTTAAAGGGTGAGACCAATATAACAGAATGCggatttcttatttttttatttattaaggcTGTGTCTACATCAGTGGAATGATACAGTGAAAgtattgtgccccccccccccacacacacacacacacacacacacaaaatgcacTAAATGTGGGCTGTTCCTGTAAGTGATGTTAGTAAGACACTTATGTCTGCATCCACAGGGTTGCTGCATCTAACCACACAGCAGAGCTGTGATAAAaaaaacctgatatatatgTCAAGCCTGCTGCAAGCAATACCGATGGCTTCAGAGACAGATACTGTTCATACTggttaaattaaacaaaacaaagaccatTCAGTTAAATATCTGGGGaacaaaaattaataatgtacTAAAACGTTAAAGTAAAGCTTAAAGTAATATTTAAGATGACTGTTTTGTACTGGAGAGTTCTTGGTGTTTTTTCCAGTTTGTGTTTTGCTTTCCTCTCTTGCTGATGTTGTTTTGTttcactgcagcagacatcgcAAATAAACACGTCCTGCATGTCTGCTTTTGGGACGTTATCTGACATACTGTAACTCTGTAGGGCCCGACTTGCAGGGCTGTGCACAGTTAGGCATTCCGCCCACTGAGAATGTGTCTAGCAAGCTGCAAATGATAAAATACTTATTATGCTTATTAAAATACTTAGTACACATGGTTTTGATATTAATATTAGGCCCATACCAGGCTTCACCCCCAGTCTTCATACTTCAGGGTGCTGGACTATGGTTGTGAATCATTAATAAACGGAGAAAGGTTGCACTCTGCATAATCAAATACTGCTTATTGTGTCAAACATCTCCACAGTCTCATAAAAATTCACTCGGCAGCAAAGTCACACTACAGACTCCACTACATATTTTTTTGATCAGTCTTAAAGTGACCCGTGGCATTACTAAGACCAAATGAACAAAGGGAAAGGAAACTCTGTTTGCCTCTCAACAGCACTCTTCCTCCAATTGATCTAACCGCACACAAAAACACCTGTCAGACGCAATTGTTTTGTATGGCTATCTCTGAATGCTGAAAGGGGGGCTGAGTTCTACCTGGGGGGACGACAGACCTGGTGGGCCCACATGTGCTGCCGCATTACAAGTGGACATGTGAAATCTGTGGTAGTGTCCAACTTAGTAATGATAGTGTGAAACAGTTTAGCTAGTACGGTCAAGGCTCGGTTCAGCTAGCACGGTCAAGGCTTGGTTAAGCCAGCACGGTCAAGGCCCGGTTCAGCTAGCACGGTCAAGGCTCGGTTCAACTAGCACGGTCAAGGCTCGGTTCAGCTAGCACGGTGAAGGCCCGGTTCAGCTAGCACGGTCAAGGCTCGGTTCAGCTAGCACGGTCAAGGCTCGGTTCAACTAGCACGGTCATGGCTCGGTTCAACTAGCACGGTCAAGGCTCGGTTCAACTAGCACGGTCAAGGCACGGTTCAGCTAGTACGGTCAAGGCTCGGTTCAGCTAGTACGGTCAAGGCTCGGTTCAGCTAGCACGGTCAAGGCCCGGTTCAGCTAGCACGGTCAAGGCCCGGTTCAGTTAGTACGGTCAAGGCTCGGTTCAGCTAGCACGGTCAAGGCTCGGTTCAGCTAGCACGGTCAAGGCTCTGTTTAGCCAGCACGGTCAAGGCTCGGTTCAGCTAGTACGGTCAAGGCTCGGTTCAACTAGCACGGCCAAGGCTCGGTTCAGCTAGCACGGTTAAGGCTCGGTTCAACTAGCACAGTCAAGGCTTGGTTCAATTAGCACGGTCATGGCTCGGTTCAACTAGCACGGTCAAGGCTCGGTTCAACTAGCACGGTCAAGGCACGGTTCAGCTAGTATGGTCAAGGCTCGGTTCAGCCAGCACGGTCAAGGCTCGGTTCAGCCAGCACGGTCAAGGCTCGGTTCAACTAGCACGGTCAAGGCTCGGTTCAACTAGCACAGTCAAGGCACGGTTCAGCTAGTATGGTCA from Paramormyrops kingsleyae isolate MSU_618 chromosome 10, PKINGS_0.4, whole genome shotgun sequence encodes the following:
- the LOC111836372 gene encoding lysophosphatidic acid receptor 6 isoform X2, producing MDKAVLHRVPEVPRSKDTMSNNSTVHNCTIEQKNYVFVAVYSLVFLTSLVLNLTALVIFFCSAKSRSHTTVYMTNLALADLLLVLTLPMRICYHLGYDLPSFRLCEIIGLVLLVNMYGSIFLLTCMSFDRCMAVCFPMSPRVKEARKKAPFVCLGVWMLTIGASLPIYLPKMIKNQEPNSICFGSSPIYATQPGAVAATLTVGFTIPLTTMLVCSWFMIRAIDRSTVAQMKMINSQKIQRMVTANLTVFLVCFLPYHLLLGLLSKYSNPTLCTAFHHSFLVACLNASLDPIVYYFTTETFQDKVDIENVWRMLPKHNHSSDKNQQSEVPLNT
- the LOC111836372 gene encoding lysophosphatidic acid receptor 6 isoform X3, producing the protein MSNNSTVHNCTIEQKNYVFVAVYSLVFLTSLVLNLTALVIFFCSAKSRSHTTVYMTNLALADLLLVLTLPMRICYHLGYDLPSFRLCEIIGLVLLVNMYGSIFLLTCMSFDRCMAVCFPMSPRVKEARKKAPFVCLGVWMLTIGASLPIYLPKMIKNQEPNSICFGSSPIYATQPGAVAATLTVGFTIPLTTMLVCSWFMIRAIDRSTVAQMKMINSQKIQRMVTANLTVFLVCFLPYHLLLGLLSKYSNPTLCTAFHHSFLVACLNASLDPIVYYFTTETFQDKVDIENVWRMLPKHNHSSDKNQQSEVPLNT
- the LOC111836372 gene encoding lysophosphatidic acid receptor 6 isoform X1 is translated as MLFSALFCPVFVKHVRPAMLSRPVLLIRFNKNVFSPAFLSQVLHRVPEVPRSKDTMSNNSTVHNCTIEQKNYVFVAVYSLVFLTSLVLNLTALVIFFCSAKSRSHTTVYMTNLALADLLLVLTLPMRICYHLGYDLPSFRLCEIIGLVLLVNMYGSIFLLTCMSFDRCMAVCFPMSPRVKEARKKAPFVCLGVWMLTIGASLPIYLPKMIKNQEPNSICFGSSPIYATQPGAVAATLTVGFTIPLTTMLVCSWFMIRAIDRSTVAQMKMINSQKIQRMVTANLTVFLVCFLPYHLLLGLLSKYSNPTLCTAFHHSFLVACLNASLDPIVYYFTTETFQDKVDIENVWRMLPKHNHSSDKNQQSEVPLNT